A region of Desulfolithobacter dissulfuricans DNA encodes the following proteins:
- the tnpB gene encoding IS66 family insertion sequence element accessory protein TnpB (TnpB, as the term is used for proteins encoded by IS66 family insertion elements, is considered an accessory protein, since TnpC, encoded by a neighboring gene, is a DDE family transposase.), with the protein MFFPASSVRVYIAPGPTDMRKSINGLSILVAEELELDPLSGHLFGFCNRKRDMVKVLYWDSNGFCLWHKRLEKDRFSWPQTEAEVLAIRGRELAWLLDGLSLDRCCGHEELRYELVV; encoded by the coding sequence ATGTTTTTTCCCGCAAGTTCTGTCCGGGTCTATATCGCCCCGGGTCCAACAGACATGCGCAAGTCGATCAACGGGTTGTCCATTCTGGTTGCCGAGGAGCTGGAACTGGACCCTTTGTCCGGTCATCTGTTCGGATTCTGCAACCGGAAGCGGGATATGGTCAAGGTGCTCTACTGGGACAGCAACGGATTTTGCCTGTGGCACAAACGGCTGGAAAAGGATCGGTTCAGCTGGCCGCAGACTGAGGCAGAGGTCCTTGCCATCAGGGGTCGGGAGCTGGCCTGGCTGTTGGATGGCCTGTCCCTGGACCGATGCTGTGGGCACGAGGAACTGCGCTATGAATTGGTGGTGTAA
- the tnpA gene encoding IS66 family insertion sequence element accessory protein TnpA, translating into MSIKNEQVNDALGQHHWQAHVKALDRSGLSRAEYCRRRGVSYHALTYWCRKLGRADGNQERRLVPAGVLHGACRTRVQRGSAPLRITCLPGNLTVEVENDFSPSALSRLLAVLEQR; encoded by the coding sequence ATGAGCATAAAGAACGAGCAGGTAAATGATGCACTTGGCCAGCACCACTGGCAGGCCCATGTAAAAGCACTTGATCGGAGCGGTCTGAGTCGGGCCGAGTACTGTCGCCGGAGGGGAGTATCCTACCATGCCCTGACCTACTGGTGCCGAAAGCTGGGCCGCGCCGATGGCAATCAGGAGAGGAGACTGGTTCCCGCCGGTGTTTTACATGGTGCCTGCCGGACTCGTGTCCAGAGAGGATCTGCTCCATTACGGATTACCTGCCTGCCCGGCAACCTGACCGTGGAAGTGGAGAACGACTTTTCGCCTTCTGCCCTTTCCAGGTTGCTGGCGGTCCTGGAGCAGCGATAA